CAAATACCGCTATAAGGTTTATACGTTTGTTTCAGAACCCGCCTGTGAATTTCTACGTGAAATGAGGCGCCTTTAGGAAGAGATCCTCCTTGGCTTtaacgtttttatttttattttttatttttttctgaaagacTATGTGATATCCTCaagggaattttccttttgttttttcaaaaatcgTGCGTACAAACGCACGTGCAGAAGTGTCACCACGTGATCTGAtgtggaaaacaaaacgtgCACTGAAGCTAAATAAAATTCATCCTCTTCCTGAGGCAACTTTGAGGacctttgaaaaatgactcAGAGAAAACCATAATGGAGATGTGTCATCTAACAACTGGTTGTTGAATCAGCGATGGAAATACCTTCAAACTACAGGTATCTATTGTATATAACAAAACggtttgaaaaacaatattcaagTGTTAGTCTTCGAAGCGTTTAATTCGCTCTTAGTGTTAAAAATAGATGAATCAATAACTTTGGGTTTACTTCTACCATTACTTCCACTGCTACTGTTAATACTAAGCAGTTACACTCAGTAATTATATTCCAAAGTGCTTCACATTCTTCTACTTATATGAGGAAAAAATTCAATCagtaaatgtttttaaattatGACATTAGAGACGACTGCATTGCTCTCTCAAGATACTGTTGGTATGTAAAGAACTATAAATTGTTGCTATTTGAGTGTATTACTCAACCACTGTAACTGAAAATTACACTTCAACGTATTACGACATGGCGCAACCGCCATCCGAGTTTTCGCGCGCCTGAGACCGGCtgcatttgtttctttcttatcGTGATTAGTTCATTTTGACAGTTCGTGTCTTTTGAgatgcagtgccgtagcaaggggaggggcagggggggcccgtgcccccccagttttttttcctagaaagtaaaaacagacctgtacaaaatgttaaaaataaaatattatcaagcaactgtttgggaagttttcaaaaaacgacctgccgatgaagtctacgtttgcctctaaggcaactcagccagtttaataactacgaacttagtatgatgactctgaaaggttaaacatttactggtttcaagatacagagatagtcggttttttattttgtaattgacgttgcaagtgttatactatcaatgtgcattggtttgctgagacagtgtacgaagtaaataattcgcgatatgcataaatcacaaatagctcttggagaacgctggaaatggcatttccaagcctctagatttcaaaattttctgggggagcatgcccccagacccctctagcggctcgcgcctccggcgctcgcgtgccccccacttatattacccttgctacggcactgagaTGGGCCACTTAAAGTGCCTTGTTTTGAGTGGCCTTGTCCACTACAAAAAGGCTAAAACACGTacaatgtttgtttgtttaaaccCGCTGGTCCAATGCCGCATACGtctatttgttttcaaaagcatTCCATAATCACTTGGCGCGCGGTGAAGTCCCAGGAATGGAAGCAAATTGCATTTCATTGAATTTCTGTTAGCAGCAAAATTTATCAAGAGAGGAATTTGTTCGAACGACAACAGCTAATGAAAAAACCTAAAAGCGGAATTGTGATTTTCTCtcagttttgaaattttgaagaattaACAGCCAACAATGCCTTTCTAGATTGTTTTCAAACGCAactaaaccaaaaaaataatatgctGGTAATCTTATCAAAgccaaatttcttttctttttcatttaagaaaagaaaacgtcGTACTTTATGCAAAACGAAGCAAAAAACGTGGGACAATGTTcgcaaataaaaaagtttttatAATATCTGGGCTTTCATTTACAAACCAAACAAATCGACGTTTAATTCGCAACGCAAATGAGCTCAAGAAATTCGCGCTGTGATTGGACGAAGTCTTCCTTCGGCAAATAAATTGCAAAGCTGGCTTTTAAAGTTGTGTTTATGACGGTAATGAAAACAGCACTTATCTTTGatgcgaaaaagaaaacgatttatCAGGGTCAATAAGACAAGCAATGGAGAATTAAAAACAAGCATGCCTGAAGCTAAAGAATTCATTGACACCAGTCGCAGTGTTGGGATTGTCATAATTGAAGTCGCACTATGTTCGGCCATTGGTATTTTAGGATTTCTTGGCAATGCATTGGTAGCGATGGTCGTTCTTCGATGTCTGCACCTTCGAACTTCGATAAACTTTTTTATCCTCGGGCTTGCGATCACTGATATCTTTACAGGATTAATTTGTGTACCAATAACTTCCGCGATACTGGTTTCAGATAAATGGATTCAAAAGTCCATTTTTCTCTGTCATCTTCAAGGATTTGTCATGCCAACTCTAAGCCTGATATCTATATATACTTTAGCTCTCACAGCTATCAATCGATACGTTTGCGTGGTGTACCCCAAAAAATGCAAGCTGCTTTTTACAAAGCGAAATTCGCTTCTTCTTATTGGTGGAGCGTGGATATTCTCTATCGCTTTTTACTTTGGCTTACTTGTGACCAAATCGACGCATGTGCAGTACGAGCCAAGCTACGCGACGTGTGCTATTGCACACACCTTTACAAAAACTGTACTGGAGTTGGTATTAATTGTCACTTCTTTTTGTGTGATTGTCTTTTGCTACTGGCGCGTGTTTCAGAGCATTAGAAAATATCAACTAACAGGGGTGTTTGGCAGGCGAGCCAGCAATGGCAGTATTTCCAGGGAGGAGATAAAGATTTCCAAAGTTTTAGTCGTGGTATTTCTTGCGTTTGCTATTTGTTGGGTACCAATTATGATTATAACTTCCGTTGATCATTTATCATCACACACCTCTTCACCTCGCACAAAAACGCTTCTCTGCACCTATCTTAAGTTTCTCAGTGCAGCTGTAAATCCGTTCATATACAGTGTCATGAATCGTTCCTTCAGAGCGGGGTACAACAGGATTCTGCGCTGtcgaaaattttcagttgtaaCACCAGAGCCCTATGACAAGAACACGAGAATATTTAGGAATGCAGCTCGGTCGTCGACATTGTGGAAAAGATTCGTTTTTCCCGTTAGGAGTGCGAAAATCGTTTATTCGCCTCGAGAAAGACAGATCACAAACACTTCAAATGTCAGAAAGAGTGAAACCTTTTGTATGCTTTCCCTCAGTTTGCAGCCACCTAAAACAATAGTGTCCTTTTCTAATATTTCTCAGGACCCTTCTGAAAATGTGAATTGAATGTATGTCCTTAACTTTCACGGGAAATTTTGCGTccattgtttggttttttcgTTGTCACTGCATGAAGTTACTTTTGACAACAGTTTtctaaaaatgaatttcatctTTTGCACGTATTCTCGAATGCATGAATTTTGAAACGACAAAAGGATGATTAtctaaattaagaaaacaaaatgccccggcaaaaacatttcaatggGAAGGGaaacttcacttgaaaataaacatttgcgcaattGTGGTTATTTTATGCCTTTTGCTCCCATGTCAATTATAAGCacgacccccccccccccgaaaaAATTGCTGGCTTGCCTGAGCTATGTTTACTGGGCAAAAATAGAGCAAATCACAAATTGAAGTAAATGGCTATGGGCAAATTCCCATAGCcacatttatttaaaattactaCTCAATCGAAGTCTTTATACATATTTTGGCCCAGTAAAGGTGAGGGCACTGAAAACGCCACAACACATTTGCGCAATTGTGGTTTTCTACTATTATCCGATCTTATCGTAATTACGTCGTCCATGCTACAGCTTTCTAAAACCGAGGAAAAAACCCGAACTGTAAAACATAAATTCTGGCTGTACCAGCAGAGCCAATAGGAGGGCTTTAGATCCGAGAACGAGAGCGAAGGCAAGTGCGAGTTGGTTTGGTCTTAGTCCGCATGCGTAGTTGTCCGTCATATGTAACGCGGGCGAGAAACTCGTTGTCGACCGCTCGTCGATCATAAAATTTTGAAGCAAAGTCGTCTTCACGAGAACGAGATTTAAGGTGAGTTTTTCTCTTCCAATTGATCAAAAATAATCAAGACGTCTTCTTCGTCAAGTGTGCCATCCATAGTGAGCGTTATTCAGGTTATAACACGATTTACACGCCGATCTACCATCATAAGTGGGACTGTGACTACACGTGCGCTACTAATGTTATCGATCACGAGTGCTTTGTAGTGGTTCTAAAAACAGGATGTGTAATGGTTGCAAAGATATGCATGTCTCAAAGAAAGATCATGAAATCTGTAATCGcactggaaagaaaaaacacatttcatcatgaaaacaGTTTATCAAAATCAAAGGTTGCTATCAATAAGAAGAAGTTGTGGATATATAACGTTTGAACTGCTTttgaatataattaaatttcttttgaaacatAAGCAGTCAAATAGTATTTCAATGTCGCGGGACTACTTCGGAAAGTCTCTGGAGGCATTGCGGCATTACTTCGGAAATTCACTGTGAATTGATCTGCCGTTGACATATCGATTTGTTTACGCActtttctattgaaaccccgacaccccccccccccccccccaaggTGTGGGCATGTGGGGAACTTTTATGTATTTGAAGGCATGATTCGCCCATGGGAGTGGGGTGTTCAAGTCAGGATTTGTATTCATCGAGGTCGGCGAGCGAGGTGGGGATTTGACTCGGTCCTAGTTTCCTCACGATAATTCCTTCACGTGATCACTGGTAGTTTGATCGATTGCCCGACCGTGGTCTGTAGTTTCATAGTTTCGATATCTGGCTTTGAAAGGTaagtttctttcttattttttcccttttatttcatcatTTAGGTTAATCCTTTGAGTTTCATAGTGCGTTGACTGGATAACGTGTCAAAACCACGTGGTTTCTGAAGTTCTATATTTCCTCATTCTTTTAATAGAATCAAACTTTTAAAATATAGCTCCTTGGAACTATTTTACGCAGTGTAGTTATAGCATCAGTTTCCACGCGTTAGCTTTAGCTAAATTTGTCAATAAAGAAGTCGTAAATTCGACCGAATTGTTAAGAAAGTCCGTCAGGGAATAACGAAGGTTTCCCCACCTGGGTGGCGTTTGACCAGTCAATATTCCCCAGTGGGGTGGGGGTTTGCTCAGATTCGTAATGATGTCAAGTCACCATGGGCCGGTGGGGGGGTGGAgtttcaattgaaaattgcGTTACATCGGAGTGAATGACAAATTTAGATATCCTTGAATCCAAACAATAGTCGTATCAACGCTTCGCGTATCCACGATTAAATACAATCTTACCTGAATGAAGATTGAGCCATCATTGTGTCCGCGGTATTGCCCATGACATGTGACGGACATTTGTGACGAAACCTAGAGTCGGCTTTCGCCCGACTAATTAGAGAGCTTTGGATCGGAGACTGAGAACGAAGACCTATACGAGTTCGCTTGATTGGTCATAATCCGCATGCGTAGTTGTCCATGACATGTAACACAGACGAGAAAATCCTGAGGAAAAGTCGTCTTCATGAGAAGGAGATTTGCAAAGAATAGTTTTGTGCTTCCAAGTAATCAAAAATCATTACGATGTCCTCTACGTCAAGTGTGTCATCCATATTCAGCATTGTTCCGGCCCTAACAGGATTTTTTTCCGTgcaaacacgaaaaaatcaGGGTAAAGAACGCGAAACTGGTTGTTTTCGATCTAACCGGTAAGAAATTACGTGAGCACGAATGCTAGGACGAAAACAGAGTATCCGACCTCTCGCGCacaaaactcgtactcgtctTCGTTCTCGGATCCAAAGCTCTCTCATATCGTGACGACGATGAAAACAAGCacgtcacaaatttgaatCTTGCATAACCACTGCTTTTCATTGTTAACTCAGGTAACAATGAAAAGCAGTAATTATGTGTGCTTTGCACGTGcgctttttgttgttgttgttgttgttgttattttttgtacattttcgCAGCTAAGCGATCCAAGCCTTGCTTAAGCCCACTAATGCGGTTAAGGGCTGGAACCACAGCGccacaaaacaatacaataaataaaataaactacaaATAAACTTGCGGCACGCATTAACTCAAGAAATTGTCTCTCTGTAAATCTTTCCTTCTCTACTTTACTTTAACACCGTTCCTGTCATCGCAACTACAAAATTCTTTGACGTTGTGTAAAACGGATTAAGAAATCACGAAAAACTCTTGACGGCGCAAAGTAATATTTTGTAGTGTTTTTTTCTAGCGTTGTGGTTTCTTAAACTTCCCAGTGTCCTTTGAGGAACAGGCCTTCAATAACTCGACATAAGAGCTCCTCTcctaaagaaaaatgttaactTTGTTGAGTTATGAATTCGAGACTTCAACCACTTCTTGAATAACCCGAGTAGGATTAAATTTCCTTCCGCTACATCCAAATTGGGGCACTTAGTGGTTTTCTCCCTTAAAGCAAATATGAATGAAGTTCAAATCCGATTTCTCATATTCCGGATTAATAAACAAAGCAACTTTTATTACCACATCTGGAAAATCTGCTAAAACAGACTAAAGACAACAGATCGCTAAAATGAACGAGTTTTAgcccaaagaaaaacaaacgatCAAACGAAACTAAATGATATTCACATGACCTAACTAGTCCTAacatttgcgcatgcgcaagtgTCAAGCTGCCTTACCCGCTTTACCCTGCGTAGGTAGTTGCGTAGGCACCTTTATGCAGTATTGCCCGCGCATGCGTGGGAAGGATTTCCCGCGCTTGAAAATCTTCAGTTTCGCTAGCATTCAACTACTAGTTTTAAACATTACAATATCACTCTTCACTTAAAAAATGCTTTGGTTAAAGTAAATATAGTACAagtaattatataataattactaaGGATAACAAAATTTAGAAACATCTTGTGTGACAGCTGCGAAAATGTTCATTCCGCGTCGCGAATACAGAATaagggaatttaagatttaaaatagaactttgcgttattTGCGTTAGCTTAAGCGTTTTGCGATTACTCATGTTGGTCATATTGTACAAAGTGTACTTTCGCTTGCTCGGTACGAACAGTTTTCACGGAAAGAATGAAAGACTTACTGCTGATAGCAGGTGTTGTCCTCGATCAGAACCTAAAATATCACAttttcacgtcgtcattttGCAGGCTTCGTCAccaaattgcaccaaaaagcgtgccgcacgtgcagcacgattattttttatcaaccaatcaaatcattgatttgtggcgttgtcgatGCCGTTACCGTCGTTATTTCTTAGACTCCCTTTGAGGGACCTTACGCAATGACGACAGCAGCGAGGAAGTCATACATTTGCAtattgaatgaggaaaaaacaataatttctgcacgtgctgcacgccCCACACGtgcgttttttattttgacacGTTCGTTTGCCGTCCCCTTTGAAACAaggacgtgaaatgaccaaatttgaagTCCTGTGAAGAACCTCTGCACTCGACGTTAAAAGGTGAGATTACTTTTCTCTTGGGATTTTCTAATCCGTTCATACCCGTTCAATGCATAAAacagttttcatttcatattcCGAACGACTTGAAACAATTCTGTTGGGTCACAAATATTGTGAAATTGCATCTTTGCGTAAGGTCTCTATTGAATTAACCCTCGACTGGAAACTAATGAAATcgaatgaaaaaacaaaacacgtcGACTGAATTGCTCCGTCCTCATATCAAAACGCCATCAAAAAGGGTGAGGAGCGCTCGAGTCGAAATACTTTGTTTGCCACATTCAAATACATTACGTTACAgtcaaatttttaattcatttctctCATATATTAGTTGTATACAAGGGAAATGTAAAGGCCTATTAGTAGTTTCCTGCCTTCAACATCTTAACTCACGAATTcttaagccgctgttacacgttgtaacttttagctgaaacttgtgtgcaatgGCGCTGCGAAACAAGCTTCCGCCGGCGTTGCACCGTGTAACATGGTCGGTTTCATCAAACTTTTTTGAACTTccgttgcgagacaagtttcacGAAAAGTAGAACTGCTTTCTACTTCGGCAACGGTCGCCACGATCGCAGTGGTGATAAAACAAGAGTTTCGCCGTGTAACACCACTTCGTGAAATTTGTCTCACTCGGCTACGCTTCgtaagccaatcagaaaacaGAACAGCAAGTCGGCCATGATTCATTGCAAGCGTCCAGAGCAAATTGGCGGAGAAAAACAACGTTTTGAGACCAGTTTCAACGTTTTATGTTTTATGCAGGTGTAACGCCTGCTGAAACTTGTTTCACAGGCCCGTTGTTCATAAGTTTCAGGGAAACGTTTCAACCCGTAACAGCGGCCTTATGTCCACGATTGCGCATGTTGAGACTACTCTAAATAGCAACTACTGCTAAAATAGACTTTAACTTTAACTTCGGCAACAGAAAAAAGATCGAGCAAAACACAACGTTTTCCACCTGAgtactatttaacaattattcctcgagcccgaatgggctctgaatcaatagcccatgaggccgaaggccgaatgagCTATTGAcgcagaggctatgagggcaagaggaataattgttttagtaaaatctaaCTAGTTGGTGAAAagaatatcgagactaaacatctttcgcaagttataGCTAGACTTcgatccttttttaccgctaaaacattacaaatatggcgggcgcttgtcgctactagtgggctataacatatagcctactagtagctcaaccaatcagaacgcagcattgatgatacaccactagttggattttaccaaTACACATTAGTacaatccaactagtggtctcttatgaatgctgcattctgattggttgagctactactaggttataagttatagcccactagtagcgaaaagcgccggccttgaaaacaaaacaatggcgGTGGAATCACGTTTTGCCGAAGTTTCGGACAggtattatatttttttgacctactggttggattttactaaaacaattaatttataattatcaGCGAGAGAAGCAAAACCTGGTAATATTAACAAAAGCGTCCTTAGCTGTGCAGGAACTTGAATAATTTAGCACCTACTGATGTATATCTTATGCAATCTATACATGCAAGAGAAAGCAAAAGACAGAGAGGGAGAGCAGGGTATGGGGTTGGGATACATAAATTTCACTTAACTTATTTTTAGAAACAGAAGTCGCTATGCCTTACGTCTGGTTCGAAAGACGTCATAatcataagaaagaaaagatacaAATCCGCAGCAGCTTGCTTTCAATCGCCCGTGAGTTCTCTGGACAGCGGAATCACGCGTAAGTTCATCTCATTCAGCTGCCACTTTCCCGCCACTTTGATTTACCGCGTGAGACTGCTGATCCAGTTGACTACATCCACAAAAATACCAGGCCTATGATTATGACTTTACGGTTCACGCGTCAAATATAACGTCTTAGTTATCAAGATAACcattagaaaatgaaaaaattatcattcttTACGATTGTGATTATGACAATCATTATGATGTTACCGTTCACATGTTCTGTTCGTTGTGACTGCGAGTATAAACCAGGCCGCCGAATCCTACCCTGATATTTACTCATCTGAGCACGCCAACATAGCATTGTGTTATGGCGCCTAAAAAGGAATGCAAATTTACTTTTGCGGTCCACAGTGCTTGGTTCCTTTGCGGACGTCTCTGGATACAAACTAAATCTCACCTAAAAATAACTTAAGTGAAATTTGCATATCCCAAGGGTCTAAAATGAGAGCCTACCTCTCTGTAACACTCATTTTCTCTTGACACCAGTTCTCCTTAAAGCATTTCACTTCCTTGGTTAAAAGAATACGGCGGTGCATCGCTTTCGTCATACATAGCTTCCGATGGCGGCGGAGAAGCCGACGGTGTCGATTCCCGATGCTTCTCCGCTCCACGAAAACGACCCACTGCCGAAGGAAACATGCTTTGTTGAACGAATCCCAGGCCAGAATCATGGTCACGTGGTATCGAGTCGGTTTCCGCGAGCTGTATGCTGGGGTTGGACGCGTAGTTGTTTTCGAATGCCTTCGGCTCCAACTGCTGTAGTTCGAACTTCGGTTTCAACCGAGAAGGTGGCGGTGGCACATTTGGCTCCAACGAGAACGATTCCGACTTATTTTCGGCGCTGAAGA
The DNA window shown above is from Acropora palmata chromosome 7, jaAcrPala1.3, whole genome shotgun sequence and carries:
- the LOC141886999 gene encoding QRFP-like peptide receptor, with product MRKRKRFIRVNKTSNGELKTSMPEAKEFIDTSRSVGIVIIEVALCSAIGILGFLGNALVAMVVLRCLHLRTSINFFILGLAITDIFTGLICVPITSAILVSDKWIQKSIFLCHLQGFVMPTLSLISIYTLALTAINRYVCVVYPKKCKLLFTKRNSLLLIGGAWIFSIAFYFGLLVTKSTHVQYEPSYATCAIAHTFTKTVLELVLIVTSFCVIVFCYWRVFQSIRKYQLTGVFGRRASNGSISREEIKISKVLVVVFLAFAICWVPIMIITSVDHLSSHTSSPRTKTLLCTYLKFLSAAVNPFIYSVMNRSFRAGYNRILRCRKFSVVTPEPYDKNTRIFRNAARSSTLWKRFVFPVRSAKIVYSPRERQITNTSNVRKSETFCMLSLSLQPPKTIVSFSNISQDPSENVN